TTGGGGGGAGAACAAGGGAATGCTGTGGTACATTGCCAAGCAGGGGGGAAAAAACCATGTATCAGTTTACctacttttgtttttcaaaagcaCCTCGTCAAAGACACAGTGGCACAATACCCTTTTCTACTACAAGATAAAACAGTAGCACCAGAGACCAGAATAAAGTAAACTTTCGTAAACCATGGAACACCATTCATTGGAAAGAAATCCAAGCGTCTTAAAAAGTTCATACCATTATCCAATTATCCAAATAAAAGGGAATATAAACTGTTTCagcaaacacacacacaaatatatacatatatatatatatatatagagagagagagagagagagacaacaCTTACCttgcaacaaattttaaaaagcgAATCATCAACTCCTGATCATTCTCATAAATATTCACTTTCCCCAGGCATGATAAACCAAAACTTGGATCTGTAATAcaaaagaatatcaatttaaaatattacaCCAAGTCAACGTCCTATTACATTGTATCTTAGTTATAGGAACTTCCCAGGGGTAATATTGCAAACGGACAGCAGAAATATTGATTGATCTGATTGTGTGACCAACAATGACTAATCTATTGTCTATAAATTGTCATGAATTCATAACTAAGGGGCTCCAAATTGTATCAACATCTACAAATTAAGATTCATGTACTAAGGTAAATGTCATAGATTAAGCCTCTAAGAAGCAATTACatgatatatttataaaaacacaAGTTTGAGTCCATCAATCAACCTCCCCATAAAAATATGAGGATAACGCTGCCTACCAATCACACTCATAGTCTACAACCTGCAAAATTAGGAGTTTTACGCATTGGATAcgacctttttttttcttttttttctttttcttctttaaccaAGTGAATAAATGAATATCAAATCCACCAATGTACTTCTATGAATTTCTCAATACACTACTTCATTGAAACATGCAATGTAAtgatcaattttttcttcatgttGGATCATAAAAAGGGTAATGTCACACAGTATAGATATTTAGACTACATTActcacttttttaaaattagtttaaCAACTGACCAGTAATCACTTACTGATTCAAAGTGAAGTAAGCCAAAGAGTACCATGCAACTaagaacaaacaaacataaaatttaagcACTTCAAGTTGCAGCGGGATATCTACACTGAATCTCTAAGTAATCCTATCTTTGGTTGAGCAGCACATGCCTGCTGCATGGAGGGAAGACAGTTTTCTATTTGAAGTGGACATTCACATTAAAACTAATGCATTTACACTAGTAAGCTGTATAGCCTGCATTTCATCTAGCCAATATGTACcaaatctttatcttttttgttttagggcCAAAAAGTACATCATCTTTACCACTtaaaacaagaacaacaaaaacttgAAGAACCTAAGACTAGAAAGCCTTATAGGACAGACTTACCAACACCCATCTCCAGAAATATCTCTTCCTGGATTGCAGTAGTTGCAGCCACAGCTTCCTGCGTAATGTGATAACATAAAAACCAAGCAAGAAATAGATGCAATACTTGATAAGTCCAAGAGAAACCATGCTTGACACAGTGGTAGCATTTGCCACATAGGCTGTAAGATACTCCCCAATATCagcaaaaactatttttaacaGTAACACTTCTTCCTGAGATCCTACCCAAAGAGTCGCATTGAGAAAATCCCgtctcaaaataataaaaagctcATCAGAACTAAGCCAAACTCCCATATTAGGCGGCAAAGTAGTGTGTTTCAGGCCACATACAATGAAACATTCCTAGGCCGAAGTAAGAGTAATGAGGATTAACAGAAGCCACCACAGTCAAATTGAACACAAAACATACTAAACCAACCAAGTTGATAAAAGAATTACACTCATGTAATTAGACATCACAGTGAAACCAATTCTGTGAACCCATTTGCCCCTTTACTAATACAACAATGCACATTAACTGGAATGACAATGGCTCCTTACAAGTAGTACAAAGATCAAATTAATCCAATTTAAACACACTCTTACTAAATATTAAACTTTACAATAACAAAAGACAAAAGTTACATcacaccaaatttttttataatcagaAATTGAAAGCACAAAAACGATAAAAGGGAAACTCACTTGCTGATCTTTAACAGCTTCTGCAATCCTGTTCTTCACATCTGCACATTATTCTCGAAAtcttaaaaacccaaaaaaaaaaagaaaaaagaaaaagagagttgcAAAGGTACCCACCAGGAAGGGAAGTAAGAAAAGTGAAGCGGTTGAAAAGATGGAGCAACTGCTCTTTAGAGAGCATTCCAGAGCTCTGCAACTGCGAAGTGGCAGTAGTAGCTGATGACCCAGACATTTTCGGATCCTTGAGAGGCTGTAACGTGCACACGATTATCCTAAAAttgctattttgtttttctctatgTGGGAAAATTTGTTCTCATTTCATTTTCGGTGTTATTGAGGCGAAACGAGTGACACGCAGCACGCTCTTATGTCCTTTTCACATTAATTCCCAAACCCAAGAAAGAGAATGGGTCCtttgaattaaacaaaataaagggTCTGTTCCttcaaatgtattttatttcaacAGAGTAAAACAGGGTAAAGTGGACCATCAAAAGTGACAAAAAACGCTttttcatcacttttttttttaccaatgtTTAATCTCATCTGTTTCTCAAACCTTTTCTAAAGAAAATTGGTACGAACGATCAAACCCATAACCCTAAAAAATGATCTTGTTTCAAtcatatttcataatttattgagtcaaaaataaaaataaaataaaataaaaatcacaatgatAATGTTAAGCACTATATATTCTTTGTATgacacaatttaataaaaaaatagatgccacatcaacatacaCATCAAAAGTGAacgaaattttctttttatcatttctAAACAAGAAATTGAACAaacaaagaaactaaaattataaatataaaaagcaatttaaaactaaaaaaaaaaatagaaacacaaatattaaatattaggTACATAATAAGTACTAAATTAGAAATCCTCATCCAACTTGAACACATGGGTGTCACCACCATTTGCATTCAAACTTGACATCACAGAAGCTTTCTGGTACTCCCCAACTCTCTTCTCAAAGAAATTGGTCTTTCCTTGCAACGAAATCAGCTCCATCCAATCAAATGGGTTCTGAACATTGTAGATTTTGCCACACCCCAACGCGCCCAAAAGCCTGTCAGCCACAAACTCGATGTACTGGCTCATCAGGTCGCCGTTCATCCCAACCAACGCGCAGGGCAGGGCGTCGCACACAAACTCCCTCTCTATATCCACCGCGTCGCGAACGATCCCCTTCACGCGCTCCTCGCTCAGCTTCTTGCGCAAGAGAGTGTAGAGCAGGCACGCGAAATCGCAGTGGAGGCCTTCGTCTCGCGAGATCAACTCGTTGGAGAAGGTTAACCCGGGCATTAACCCGCGCTTTTTTAGCCAAAATATAGCGCAGAAGCTACCGGAGAAGAAAATGCCTTCGACGCAGGCGAAGGCGATGAGCCTCTCGGCGAACGATTCTCCGCCGTCGATCCACCGCAGGGCCCACTCGGCCTTCTTCGCCACGCAAGGAACGGTCTCCATCGCGTGGAACAGCCGGTTCTTCTCGGCCGAGTCCTTGATATAGGTCTCGAGCAAGAGACTGTACATTTCGGAGTGGATATTCTCGATCGCAATCTGGAAGCCATAGAAAGCGCGAGCCTCCGAAACCTGG
This genomic stretch from Castanea sativa cultivar Marrone di Chiusa Pesio chromosome 1, ASM4071231v1 harbors:
- the LOC142621889 gene encoding uncharacterized protein LOC142621889, with the protein product MSGSSATTATSQLQSSGMLSKEQLLHLFNRFTFLTSLPDVKNRIAEAVKDQQEAVAATTAIQEEIFLEMGVDPSFGLSCLGKVNIYENDQELMIRFLKFVAREEMACDEAELGPDEFTERMHSQQKLHEQQLEMLKHMRKYHLDDQSAILEKLRQQMKNTNYEGGASVLSSEQIQEIVQRRVSPLFSPR
- the LOC142622766 gene encoding ribonucleoside-diphosphate reductase small chain, with protein sequence MPSIPEEPLLAPNPDRFCMFPIQYPEIWEMYKKAEASFWTAEEVDLSGDLRHWENLTDGERHFVTHVLAFFAASDGIVLENLAGRFMKEVQVSEARAFYGFQIAIENIHSEMYSLLLETYIKDSAEKNRLFHAMETVPCVAKKAEWALRWIDGGESFAERLIAFACVEGIFFSGSFCAIFWLKKRGLMPGLTFSNELISRDEGLHCDFACLLYTLLRKKLSEERVKGIVRDAVDIEREFVCDALPCALVGMNGDLMSQYIEFVADRLLGALGCGKIYNVQNPFDWMELISLQGKTNFFEKRVGEYQKASVMSSLNANGGDTHVFKLDEDF